From a region of the Helianthus annuus cultivar XRQ/B chromosome 5, HanXRQr2.0-SUNRISE, whole genome shotgun sequence genome:
- the LOC110940069 gene encoding probable protein phosphatase 2C 24 — translation MTEICHGAVREEVSSCGESSSRAARQKRMEIRKFKYVPTVGNGNGCKKAKLTVSPVSMSRGCDATVDNRCLTAGGFDVESDPKFGVASVCGRRREMEDAVAIHPSFIEDDKKSLAHYFGVYDGHGCSHVARRCKHRLHELVKEEYKKNDEWKDTMEQSFRRMDEEVTVWNQQASIGDCRCELHAPESYGVGSTAVVAVVTSDKIVVANCGDSRAVLCRNGKAVPLSNDHKPDSPDELSRIESAGGKVLYWDGARVCGVLAMSRAIGDGYLKPYVISQPDVTITERTAGDECLILASDGLWDVVSNDTACGLASLCLKGNGPSAEMKSPPNNEVSEYENCDRACSNASLLLTKLALARGSADNVSVVVVDLRKTDPYNQGQF, via the exons ATGACGGAAATATGTCACGGAGCTGTGAGAGAGGAGGTGTCGTCGTGTGGCGAGTCGAGTTCACGCGCCGCACGACAGAAGAGGATGgaaattagaaaatttaaataTGTACCTACGGTCGGTAACGGTAACGGGTGCAAAAAAGCGAAGCTGACGGTTTCACCAGTTTCGATGTCTCGTGGGTGCGATGCTACAGTTGATAACCGTTGTTTAACCGCGGGTGGTTTTGATGTCGAATCGGATCCGAAATTCGGTGTTGCGTCGGTTTGTGGACGGCGGCGAGAGATGGAAGACGCGGTGGCGATTCATCCGTCGTTTATTGAGGATGATAAAAAATCACTTGCGCATTATTTTGGGGTGTATGATGGCCACGGTTGTTCTCAT GTTGCAAGAAGATGCAAACATCGGTTACACGAGTTGGTGAAAGAAGAATATAAGAAGAATGATGAGTGGAAGGATACGATGGAGCAAAGCTTCCGTAGAATGGACGAGGAAGTGACGGTTTGGAACCAGCAAGCATCGATTGGCGACTGCCGGTGCGAGCTTCACGCGCCGGAGTCATATGGGGTTGGATCTACGGCCGTGGTTGCGGTTGTGACTTCTGATAAGATTGTTGTTGCAAATTGCGGTGATTCGAGAGCTGTACTTTGTCGAAATGGCAAAGCGGTGCCGCTATCGAATGATCACAAG CCTGATAGTCCTGATGAGCTTAGCCGGATCGAATCAGCTGGTGGGAAAGTTTTATATTGGGATGGCGCGAGAGTTTGCGGGGTTCTAGCCATGTCTAGAGCTATCG GTGATGGTTATTTGAAACCTTATGTGATTTCCCAGCCAGATGTGACTATCACTGAACGGACAGCAGGGGACGAGTGTTTGATACTTGCAAGCGATGGATTATGGGATGTAGTGTCAAATGACACTGCGTGTGGACTCGCGAGTTTGTGTTTGAAAGGAAATGGACCGTCGGCGGAGATGAAGAGCCCACCCAATAATGAGGTGTCAGAGTATGAGAATTGTGACCGGGCTTGTTCCAATGCATCGTTGCTATTAACCAAGCTGGCTTTGGCTCGAGGGAGTGCGGACAATGTTAGCGTTGTTGTTGTAGATCTAAGGAAAACGGATCCTTATAATCAGGGAcaattttga